The Phaseolus vulgaris cultivar G19833 chromosome 5, P. vulgaris v2.0, whole genome shotgun sequence genomic interval CGAGCGATGCCACTAGTGGGATTACAACTCTGTTCCCATTTTTATTGTTGCATGAACCTGGGGAGCAAAGATTTGGATTTCCACCAAAACTGCATTTACAATGTAAAAGATGAACATGTTATGGGAATTGTCTTACCAAATGGTAAACCAACATAATATGCCATTCCACATATTGTTGCAAAAAATGAGATAAATGAGTAACTCATTGGGAATGAAGTCAAAACAGAGAGGCAGAGTATTATCCAAAACTGAATTTTGAAACAGAACATACTTGGATTCAAGTAAACCGTTCTGGGAAAGTACAATGAGTTGCGTTGGAATTGTTCCTGATAGCTGATTGCCTTCTAGGTTTCTTGCATAAAGAAATAACAAATCATTATTCATCTTTCATAAAAAATACTCTATAAGGTccacattaaataaaaaagggTGAAAATTTTATGGAGAGGTAGATCTAGTTGAGTACTTTTTTCACTGTAAGATGCACATGCAGATCCTTAACATGTTTCTAAATAATTAAAGCAacaaagataattaaaaaatcaatttcaagaAACTTAGCCTTTTGAAAACACTACCTCTTTATAAAATTTCTTGATCTAAATAGTTAACTTACAGAACTCTTAAGAAGCTTAGTTGATGTAGGAATTCAGGCACGACCCCGGTCAAATTGTTGTTTGACAAATCcctaaaatagaaacaaatttctTATACTCAACTTTAGGAGGAATCATAAACTTTCTGTGATCAACTATATAAGTTGCTATTTGTATGAGGTAGATTCAGTGACTTACAAATATTCTATGTACTGCAGATTGGATATGCCAGATGCTATATTACCAATTAAACCACTGGAAGATAAGTTCCTAAAAGCATGTTATAAgattttgttaataatattgAAGATATAAGCGTAAATTTGAAGCTAAAACTATAGCATCAGTCTATGTATCAGACCAAACTTACAAGTATATAATTCTTGCTGAACCAGATTCATAGCTGCAGTTAAGACCGTCCCACAAGTAAGCTACTGGTATACAAGGATCTCCTTGCCAGTTTCTCTTGATTCCATACATTGACTTGACATTTATTATACCATCAACTATTATCATGAATATATAGTAATGAGTAATAATAAGAGTAGTGCATGTGAATAATGATGTGCAGGGTTGTAATCAGTTATAATAAGGTGATACTAGAAAGCAAAATCAGGTGTCTAAGAACATACCATCTGTTTGATATGTTGCAGATTGTGAGAGGTTTCTTGTGGTATATATCTCAATGGCGTTGAGAAGAGGTGGAAGAGTTGATCTACTAGTTTTATTAATCCAAATGTCCAACGGTTTTTCAGTTAGAGCTATGTGATACACACTCTGCAGGTATAAAGGATTGATTggataattatttaaaatgtcCCCATTTACAAAAATGTTGAACTCTCTCGTTTGGTTTGCCTGAAGCTTCTGGATTTCAGCAAAAAACATGTACACATAAAGAGTGGAAGAATTATAATTGGGAAGGAAGTGGAACTCTATATTGTCCTTGACATTTGCTGGAATTGCTGCTGTTCCCATGACATTGGAGGGTGGCAATGGTAAAAAGTTATATGAAGTAGCACCTTGGTCTATGGTAAGGAGGGTATCAATCTGTTTCCAGTCATTTGAGTTGTAAGGTGTCCATATTCTATCATAGACATCATCTGGAAATCTTtgggaaagaaaaaaagagggAAGAACATCAGGGCATTACTATATTgaaagaaagtaaaaagaaaaaaaagtcattCCCTTTTAGTGTAGTCCTGATGACTTTCTAcgacaagtgcaccgcgttgtcagaagtaataatttgtttctaagaacggatatcgatcccacaagaaACAGTGGATTGTTATGATGAGAagaattaataagaaaacaagtatAACTTGGTTACACTGTAACATTGGCTCACCTCACTATTTCACCATCCTTTAAGCCTACATCAAACCGTGCCAAGAGTTCCACATAGTTGACTAGATAGGCATCACTGTTAAGAACTCTAAGCTCCAAAACTGAAATAAAGGGTGTACCCTTTCCAGTGTTGAATAAACAAACATGAACATAATCTGAGGAAGCAGCATAAATGATTTCTTTGGTGACTACACTGTCTGCATCCTCAAACACCACTGACCCCCACCATTTTTCTCCAAGATAGATGTCAAATTCGGGAAGAGAGTCTTTTCCATCATAACTTCCATATACAAACCTTGCCCTCACTAAATACTTCTTGCCACTTCCTTGAGAAACAAGGGTATAGCAGTGCCTGGTTCCAACTGGGAAGCTTCTAACATTCCAGAACTGCCTTTCAAGGGAAGCCTTATATTTAGGTGATATGCTGTGGCTTACACCACTGTCTGTGAAGTTGACATCCGAAGAGTAGTAGATGGAAGTAGTTTCATCTGTATAGCTTGGTTCATCCACAAGTCCGCAGTCAACACTGATGAATCCTGTAAAAGGTGCAAGTTTAagtttcaagattttttttatcagtgataatgaataaataaatatgtacaCAGGGTGAACCAATCCTTATACAACTTACCAAAAACAGCCAGCTAATAAAAAACCAACTAAAGAACTCTAAAGCCTAACAAACTACTCTACTAAGATTCTCCAAAACCATAAACCAACAAGTTAAAACCAAAACTAAATCGAGTGTAGACAAACTAAAAGTTCAAGACACCAAACTGAATATGAAAAACTAGCAGAAGAAATTTTAGAGGagattcaagaaaaataagtgACTGTAGGATTCAGGATAATGAGATGAAACTATCGAACCTGATTGACTCCGGCCATGAACAATGATAGGAAGAATTAAAGAGAGTTGAAAAATGAGAAGTAGAAAGTATCCTTTCATTTCTAAACTGTGTGAAGTAAACTGAAAACTTGTTATAGACCAAGTTGAAGCCTTTTGGTTGTGTTGTTGGCTAGTAAAAGCACATCCACGAGATTGAAGAATGTTGAGATAAGAATTCATTAACAAGAGTGATTAAACTTGATCATTCGATGATAAGTTTCATTTGAGTATCTGTAAGGGTTATGTTGAAGACAAGTTTATCTGCTGATGGAATATTAGAAGCCACCGAGTTGAATAGTCCAAGTCTTtgctttattattattgtaatggAGGAAAGGACTTGCattgatatatatattttgcaGGAAATTTTGATTGTTACACCAAGAATTGAGAGTAGGCATTTGACCTTACCATATTTTATTCTAGGCATCCTTATGATGAACGTTGTTTGCTTGTGGTTTTTCCGAGTTGAATCATGCTAGTATTAtggaaaacataaaaaaatgggTTTTGACGTTGATTGGTAGATGTGGCAAAGTTGTCAAGCTTGACCTGAGGGGTCACTTCAAAGAGTTTAGCTCTTTAGGAAAATGATGCTTCGACaattctttaaaattatatacaattttttatttatgtgataaatttaaaaataaatatatataataaaaagtaaattataattaaataatataaaaatattaaaataataatattaagagttGTAATGTGATGGTATAAAAAATGTGATTTGTTcttaactttaatttatatgtTCTAATTCAACTCCAGTTGTAAATGAGTTATGATCTTTAGATCTCCCTATTGAAggtttttgaccatgatgggattattttatttggtttttacaaaaataggatccgtttaaaaaaattacaaatttaggcaagacgtgccaatttggcacgacttcatatgtacAAATCGTTCCAATTTGACAAgactctgccatgtcatactgaagtcgtgccaacttggcccgacttctgccatgtcatacggaagtcgtgccaacttggcacaacttctgccacgtcataatttatttatttttaattttgttatttatatattgggtagtaagttatgtaatgttaaaaattaatttgatacataattttctaagagtgttagttttaaggaacacaaaattggataatcgtgtatggatcatgtttgacgttaatgtaatacaataacttgattatttgattaattaaaaaatgaagaaaattgttattgaatttggaaataaataaataaataaaaatttattgtatttaaaaaataaatagataattattgttgtgaattaGCAAAATAAATAGCTTGAGAAGTAATGATTATTAGCTGACTTGACCCATGTCGCTACTTACTCAATGgactttatattaaaaatttcttTCTATTGactgttcaattttttttatctaaatatcCCTATTGTTTAATTTTTCCTTAATTGGACAACTTAAACGAGATTATGATTGTTATTTTTGTCTTATCTCTTTAATTTTGTCGATTAACTTCAAGTTAACAATatgaattgaaaaagaaaagacagaAGTAGTGATGATAAAGGAAACTATATGGAAAAGTCATGGATAATGAAACCTATGTGTtccttattatttattttgttcaaTCACCAATCCTGAATACAGTGACAAACAAGTATATCACTCGAAAAACAAACACACATGCAAATTAAAGAACTATTCACAAATTGTGCAACATCACTTTGAATTTGCGATATTCTGTAGATTATACTATTCACAAATTGTGCAACAGCACGTATTCAGAAGTTGTGTGATGTGATATGAGTTTCAGTTGTGTGGCTTGATCTCCTTCTGGCATTGAAAGAGGAATTTGGGAAGCGTTTATCTGGCATGAGGAATAAACTCGGTATTCAGATTCATGGAGACCCCTGAATGTGTTAAAGGGTTGCCTCTGTGTTTTTTTCGAGCTACTTCCATTGATAAAGACTCCTTCAGTTCAATCACTATCACGCTTGTGACAGGCCTTCTGTTCATATTTGGAGACACACATTCTGTTGCTATTTCTACTGCTTTCCAAACTGAATTGGTATCATAATCTCCTTCTAGCCTTGAGTCAACAATGGCTTTGATATCCCCTTTCAAAACCAAGGATTTAACCCAATCACTTATGTGAATACTTTCTTCACCTCTCATTATCACTGGTTGATTTGTGATTATCTCCAAAAGAACAACACCAAAACTGAAAACATCACTCTTCTCTGTCAATCTGTTTGTTATGAAGTAcctacatgaaaaaaataaaatctatttgTCAGAATTTCTTGACACAAACatccacatttttttttatcagcaagaaaaGATGTAATAAATGTAGCCTACTTTAGGGGTGATCCAACCCTCTTACAAAACAAAAGACATACATCTCAAGAAAATTTCAATAGTCTATTATGTCACAACTAGCTAAAAAATGACTTCCACATGGTCTAGATATAATTGAAGTACTCACTCAGGGTCCAGATAACCAGGAGTACCGGCAACAACAGTTGACACGTGAGTTCCACCTTCAGTTGGGATAATTTTGGATAGACCAAAATCAGCTAACTTTGCTTGGAATTGTTCATTCAACAAGATGTTTGTAGATTTTATGTCTCTGTGGATTATAGGTGGCTTGCAACCATTTTGCAGATACTCCAAACCTGAGATTAGATTTAAGGCAGACATATTGGAAGGGAAAAAGGGGAGTTAACAAAACTGTCAAAACACCTAATTTGAAGTTTACTTTCTCACCTAAGGCTGCATCCACTGCTATACGAAGTCTTTCTTCCCAGGTGAAGAATTTTGTTTTGCTGTGTTTACCTGCAAAAACAAGTTACATTACTTTTTCTCTGCCTTGTTTTCTGTTAACTTATGACTCAATACACTTGTCTCCCAAGGAAATACTCATATACATGGTTTCAGAAAACAAAACTGGTTTAGAAATTTATTTGCACAAATATATATGGGAACTAACCAGAGAGATGTTCTTGTAAGTCTCCATTAGCCATGTACTCATATATGAGACCCTTATTGGTTTCTTCATTACAATAACCAACGAGGGAGGTTAAATTTTTGTGATGAACTCTCATTAGAAGTTTAACCTGTATATCAAAATCTCAACCATGTTTaaccatatatt includes:
- the LOC137835881 gene encoding probable LRR receptor-like serine/threonine-protein kinase At1g05700, encoding MNSYLNILQSRGCAFTSQQHNQKASTWSITSFQFTSHSLEMKGYFLLLIFQLSLILPIIVHGRSQSGFISVDCGLVDEPSYTDETTSIYYSSDVNFTDSGVSHSISPKYKASLERQFWNVRSFPVGTRHCYTLVSQGSGKKYLVRARFVYGSYDGKDSLPEFDIYLGEKWWGSVVFEDADSVVTKEIIYAASSDYVHVCLFNTGKGTPFISVLELRVLNSDAYLVNYVELLARFDVGLKDGEIVRFPDDVYDRIWTPYNSNDWKQIDTLLTIDQGATSYNFLPLPPSNVMGTAAIPANVKDNIEFHFLPNYNSSTLYVYMFFAEIQKLQANQTREFNIFVNGDILNNYPINPLYLQSVYHIALTEKPLDIWINKTSRSTLPPLLNAIEIYTTRNLSQSATYQTDVDGIINVKSMYGIKRNWQGDPCIPVAYLWDGLNCSYESGSARIIYLNLSSSGLIGNIASGISNLQYIEYLDLSNNNLTGVVPEFLHQLSFLRVLNLEGNQLSGTIPTQLIVLSQNGLLESNFGGNPNLCSPGSCNNKNGNRVVIPLVASLGGAFVILVIILISFYIHKRRQPVSASKRIGYSRIKEELETNKQEFTYAEVLSMTKNFERVVGKGGFATVYHGCIDDIEVAVKMLSPSAQGYLQFKAEAKFVAVVHHKFLTSLIGYCDDGENMALIYEYMANGDLAKHLSGKSKNILSWNQRLQIAVDAAEGLEYLHHGCNVPIVHRDVKSKNILVNEKLRGKLADFGLSKIYPDESDTHMTTVVAGTLGYLDPEYNRSNRLNGKSDVFSFGVVLLEIITGQPAITRSEEKTHIVQWVHSVLLEKEINDIVDSRLQGEFDIDSVKKVLDTAMACVAATSIHRPTMNHVVNELKQCFSNKMTPPFDSDDLESSSNSSIIVSFDGISGESSLER